From the genome of Candidatus Tectomicrobia bacterium:
CAGGGCGTCGGCGTACTGGCGGGGGGTGACGCCCACCGCCCGCTTGAACTCGCGCTGGAGGTGGAAGGGGCTCGCGCCCGCCCGGGCGGCCAGGGCGGCCAGCGGAAGAGCCTCCCCGTCATTCTCCTCGATGAGCCGGACCGCTCGCCGCACCCGGTCGAGCCCAGGGGCCCAGCCGGCCTCGCGGGGCCGGCAGCGGCGGCAGGGCCGGAAGCCCTCGGCCTCGGCCAGCTCGGGGAGGGGGAAGAAGCGCACCTGCTCCCGGCCCGGCCTTCGGCTCGGGCAGGAGGGGCGGCAGTAGACGCCGGTCGAGCGCACGGCGTACACGAAGCGGCCGTCGAAGCGGGCGTCCCGCCCCGCGACGGCTTTCCACAGCTCCTTATCGTTCATGACATTCCCCTCCGAGGCCGTCTTCATCATGTGTCCACCCTGGGGGGAAGGCTAGCGGAGGGGAGGCGGGGGAATCTATCCGATCCTTGCGGCCAAAGTGGGGGACAATGGAGCCCCGGCCAATCTCGCGGGATCACCGTAGGGGCGAACCTCGTGTTCGCCCCTCGTTCCGCTTCGCGAAGGGCGATGACGGACATCGCCCCTACGGGCAGGAACGCGGCGGTTTCGTAGGGGCGGCCCCCCGTGGCCGCCCTTGCCGGGGCAGGCACTGGGGCCTGCCCCTACGGGTGGGCATGGGCGGATGGGTTTGCCGAGGGGGCGAACACAAGGTTTGCCCCTACAAATGCGGTCGTCAGCGGCCTCCCCCCATGCCCTACTCGAACTTCCCCGGCACCACCCGGTTCCGGCCGCCCTGCTTGGCCTGGTAGAGCAGCTCGTCGCACATCTTGTACATCTCGGCCATGCTCGCCCGGCGGTTCGCGTAGATGCAGAGCGCCCCCATGCTGATGGTGACGGCCCCGGCCCCGGGCATGGCCTCGAAATGGGTCTTCTCCACCTCGGCCCGGATGCGCTCGGCCACGAGGAGCATCTCGGGGAAGTCGGTGTGGGGGAGGAGGAGGCCGAACTCCTCCCCCCCGAAGCGGATGGCGTGGTCGAGGGCCCGGATCTCGCGGCGGAGGACGCGCGCCAGCTCGCGCAGCACGCTGTCCCCGGCGGGGTGGCCGTGGGTGTCGTTGATCTTCTTGAAGTGGTCGATGTCCAGGATGACGAGCCCCAAGGAGCCCTTGGTGCGGCTGACGCGGCTCAGCTCCCGGGCGGACATCTCGTTGAAGCCCGCGCGGTTGGTGAGGCCGGTCAGGGGGTCGGTGAAGGTGACGCGGTGGAGCTGCTCGCGGCCCACGCGGTGGGCGAGGAAGATCATCTCCAGGTCGCGCCGGGCGAGGGAGAGCCGGAGCAGGGGCTCGAGGCCGCGCGAGAGGGCGGCGTCCGGCAGGGAGAGCGGGAGCACGGCATGGGCCCACGCGGGGGGCGCCGCCAGGAGGGGCGAGCGCTCGTCCGGCACCAGGAGGACGGTCATCGGCCGGGGGACATCCCCCTTCTCGAACGCCATCTGGAGGAAGACCTCGGCGATGGCGGGGTTGTCCCTCACGTGGACCAGGAGGAGCTGGGGCGGGCTCTCGCGCAGGGCGCGGACGGTGTCGTGCGCGGGCTCGGGGTGGTTGCGGAGCTGGGCGGCATCGAGCAGGGCGGCCGCGCGCCGCGCCGCCTCCGGCGGGAGCCACAGGGCCGTCACCCAGGGCTTGGCCGGGCCCCCCGAGAGGAAGGCCTGGATCAGGGCGTCCCCCTCGAGCTCGGCGAGCGGGGAGAGGGCCTCCCGCGAGGGCGCCGAGAGGAGGTTCATCAGGAAGGCGCTCTCCCCATAGCTCGGGGCGGTCCTGGCCTCCTCCGGGCCGGGGGGGATAGCCTCCTCCTCGGGTTCCGGGACCGGCCATCCTTCTTCGTCGAGCGGATCGGGCGCCATCTTCGCCATCCCAGGGGCAGTCTCGGGGGAGCCGGTTGGCCCCACACTGCCACAGACGGCCGGAGTCAGGAAACCCGCTCCAGGAAGCCCCGGAGGGCGCGCAGGAAGGCCTCGGGCTCGTCCATGAAGACGTGGTGATGGGCCCCCGGCACGACCTCCACCTTCACGTGGGCGAGGTCCCGCCGGAACCACTCCTTGTCCTCGGGGGTGAGGCGGTCGGAGAGCTCCCCGGCGAGGTACATGGCCGGGGCCTTCACCCGCAGCCAGGAGCCCCGGTTGTCAAACCCCTTGCGGTCGCGGTGGAAGCCGCGGTCGGCCTTGAGGAGCCAGGTGCCGTCCTCCAGTTGGCGCACGCTGTGGCGGGCGATGTAGGCGATGCGCTCCGGGTCGGCCTTGCCCGCGGTGGGGATCATGCGGAACTTGGCCACGAACTCCTCCAGCGAGGCCCAGGGGCGGCTCGGCCGGCTGCCGACCTGGCGCACCTCCTGGAGGATCTCCTCCCGAAGGCGGAGGGCGGTGTCCACCACCACGAGGGCCGAGATCTCGGGCTCGCGGAAATCGTGCAGGTGAAGGGCGATCATCCCGCCCATGGAGTGGCCCACGACGGCGGGGGGGCGGCCCGTCTCGCGCCGCGCCCAGTCGATCCAGGCCTGGAGGTCGCCGGTGAAGGCCTCGGCGCCGTAGTCGTCGGCCCAATCGCTGTCGCCGTGCCCGCGCACGTCCAGCGCCACGGGCCGGAAGAGGTCGCACAGCGCGGGGGCGGTCCAGTCCCACCAATGCGCGTGGGCCGCCGTGCCGTGCAGGAGGAGGAGGATGGGCTTGCTCTTTTCGCCGGGGGCGTGGTCGAGGGCGTGGAGGCGCACGCCCCCGCGCTCCAGGAAGACGCTGGCCGGATCACTCATGTGCATGGGGTCTCCCCTCGGGCTCGGATGAGGCGGGGAGGATCGCCCATCGGCCGCGCGGGTGCAAGCCGCAGGGGCGTATGGCAATGCGCCCCCATAACGGACGATGGGCCTCTTCCGTAGGGGCGAGGCATGCCTCGCCCCTACGGAATCAATCCATGGGAATTGCTTGGAAGCCGCTTTGCGGCGGGCCGTCAGGCCGAGGGGTCCCCGCCGAGCTTCTCGATGAAGCGCTCCTCGCGTTCCTGCCAGCTCTCGCTCCGGGGCCGGAGAGCGTGGAGCTCCTCGTAGAGGTGGTCGATGACCTTGTTCGCCATCTTGAGCTTCTCGCTGCCCGTCATGGCGATGTTGCGGATGAGCTTGAGGGAGAGGCCGGTGGGCAGCAGGTGGAGGAGCGAGGGCTGCATCGTGAGGAGGAGGGTCGGCCGCCGGGCCCGCGCGGTGGCCGTCCGCGCGCTCTCCCCGAGGAGGCCGATCTCGCCGAAGCAGGAGCCCTTCCCGAGGAGGCCCAGGAACTCCTCCTCCTCGCCGATCAGGCGGGTAAGGTACACCTCGCCATCGAGGATGTAGTAGAGGGCCTCGCCCGGCTCGTTCTCGGCGCAGATGATATCGAAGGTGCCGGCCTGCATCCGGCCGCACCGGCGGAGGAGGAGCTTCACCTCCTCGCCCGCCAGGCCGCGGAACAGGGTGGTGGACTGGAGCCAGCGCACCAGTTGGGCGACGGGCCCGTCGGAAGAGTGCGAGACCGAAGGCGGCTTCATCGTGCGGCATCCGACCGGTTTGGGATTGGTTCCAGTGCGGTAACTTACTTCACCTGCGGCCCCGGGCGCAATATCGCCTCTCCGGGTGCCGCGGGGCGCCGCGAGATCGCCCCTCCCCGGGGGGAGAAGGGAGGCGCGCCCGCGCCGTCCCGCCCCGGGGGCGGAATCCCGGCCCGGGCTAGAGGTTCTCGCGGGAGATCTGGAGGGCCTTCAGCCGCCGGTAGAGGGTGGCCCGGCTGATGCCGAGGAGAGAGGCCGAGCGGTTCACGTCCCAGCCGGTCTGGGCCAGGGACTGCCGGATGAGCCGCTCCTCCACCTCCTTGATGGGACTGATGGGCTCGGCCTCGGGGGCCGGCTCGGCCTCGGCCCGCTTGGCCGCGGCCTCGCGGATGGAGGGAGGCAGATCCTCCGCCCGGAGGACGGGCGCGCTGGACAGGCTGCACACTTGCCGCAGGACGTTCTTCAGCTCCCGGATGTTTCCCGGCCAGGGGTAGTTCTCCAGGGTCTCCATCGCCTCGGGCGAGAGCACGCGCTCGGGGCGGTGCTCCTGGAGCGCGATCTCGTTGAGGATCCGCTGGGCGAGCAGGGGGATGTCCTCCAGGCGCTCCCGCAGGGGCGGCATCACCACCCGGAAGGGGGCCAGGCGGTTGACCAGCTCGGGGCTGAAACGGCCCGCCTCGACCTCCTGGGCGAGATCCTTGCGGGCGGCGCAGATGATGCGGATGTCCATGGCCGTGGCGCCCGGCTCCTTCTCCCGCTCGAGCTGGCGCAGCAGGGCATCCTGGAGGGGGGCGGGCAGCTCGCTCACGTCGTCGAGGAAAAGGGTGCCGCCGTTGGCGCGGTCCCACTTGCCGGGGCGCCGCACGCCCGAGGGGGAGCTGCCGCCGAAGAGCTCCGCCGAGACGAGGTCGGGCCGCAGGTCGCCGCAGTTGAGGTAGACGAAGGGTCCCTCGCCCCGGCGGCTGTTGTAGTGGATGGTGCGCCCGACGAGCTCCTTGCCCGTCCCCGCCTCGCCCTGGATGAGGACGGGCAGATCGCTCCCGGCGAGGCGCTCGATGCTGGCCAGCACCCGGGTGATGGCCGGGCTCACGCCGATGAGGTTGCGGAAGTCGAACTGGATGCGCAACTCGTCCTGGAGCTTGCGGACCTCGCGCGTGAGGTCCTTGGTCCGCAGGGCGTTGTGGATGGAGACGCTCAGGCGCCCGGCCTCGAAGGGCTTGGGGATGAAATCGTAGGCGCCGAGCCGCATGGCCTGGAAGGCGTTCTCGGCCGTCCCCTGACCGGTGAGGAGGATGACTGGCGCCTCGAGCTGGAGCTGGTTGAGGCGGGAGAGGGTCTCCAGGCCGCCGATGCCGGGCAGCAGCAGGTCCAGGAGGATCACGTCCGGGGACTGCTTGGCGGCGTGGGCCAGGAAGGATTCGGCGTCCGAGAAGCCGAGGACGGTGAATCCCTCCCGCCGCAGGAGGAGCTCGACGAGGGACAGGTCGCGGGGGTCGTCCTCCACCACGTGGATGACGGCGGGCCGGGCCTTCCCCGCCGGGGCCGTCTCGGGCGTGTTCATGGCGTCTTCCCCCGGGCCGGAAGCCCGATGGCTTCCGGAAGCAGCGCGCATCGATTCGAGACTCCCGGTTTCCCAGGCTTCAAATATGCTCACTTATATCATTTTTCGGCTGTGATGTTGATCTCTCTCGCTGTAAATACGGCCCATATTCGTCCAGGCGGGTGACCTCGGCCAGCGCCGGGCCCCGCCGGTAGGCCGCCCGGGCGATGAGGTGGGCGGCCACCGGAACCGTCAGGAAAATGAAGAAAATGGCCAGGATGGCGTGAGTGGACACGGCCGCCTCCTGGAAATAGAGGATGACGGCCAGGAGGATGCCGAGCATCCCGAAGGTCGCCGCCTTGGTGGCGGCGTGCATCCGGGAGTAGACGTCGGGAAGCCGGATGAGGCCGATGCTCGCCACCAGCATGAAGAAGGCGCCGATGAGGAGCGCCGCGGCGGCCAGGAAGTCACTCAATGATGGCGCCCCTTTCCAGGAACTTGGCGTACACCACCGTCCCCACGAAGCTGAGGATTGCCAGGGCCAGCAGGGCGAGGATGAAGTAGGGCTCTTCCGACCGGATGGCGAAGAGGGCGATGAGGCCGAGGATGTTGATGGAGAGGGTGTCGGCGGCCACCACGCGGTCGGCGGTGGTGGGGCCCACCACCAGGCGCAGGAAGCACAGGAGCAGCGAGAGGCCCGTCATCCCCATCCCGATCTCGACCGCGATCTGGATCATTCCACGGCCCCCAGCACCGGCTCCTCCAGCCCCCGCCGGATGCTCTCGCGCACCTCGTCGGGGTGCGAGATGTCCAGCGTGTGGACGAAGATGGTCCGGTTGTCCTCCGAGATGTCCACGCTCAGGGTGCCCGGCGTGAGCGTGATGGAGTTCGCGAGCATGGTGACGCCGAAGGGCGACCGGCAGCGGGTCTGGTAGGCGAGGATGCCCGGCTGGATCCGGATGCGCGGGGAGAGCACGATCCGCAGCACCTGGAGATTGGCGACGACGAGTTCCCGGCTGAAGCTCAGGAGGTAGCGCCCGATGTTGCGGACGCGGATGAAGGATGTCTCCTGGCGGTAGCTCTTCCGGAGGAAGCGGACGATCAGCACCGCCAGGATGATGCCCACGAAGAAGTCGCCCGCGGAGCCCGTCCCCTTCATCAGGATCCAAATGGCCGCCAGGAGAAAGGCGATATCGGCCAGGTTCACGGCGCTCCTCCTAACCGGCGAGCCGCATCGCCGCGATATAGGGCGCGGGCGAGGCGAGCTGAGAGGCCACGAGCTGCGACCAGCCGTACAGCCACGGCACCCCCAGCCCGAAGATGACGGCGAAGGAGGCCAGGAAGGCCACCGCCGCGTACATCGCCGCGGGGGCCGAGCCCGTCTCCCCCTTGGGCGCCCCCCAGGCCAGCCGCTGGTAAGTCGAGAAATTGTAATACAAAGAGAATATCCCCGCCGCCAGGGCGATTCCGGTCGAGAGGTACGCCCCCTGCGCGAAGCCCGCCTGGATCACGAAAAGCTTGGAGAAAAAGCCGGCGAGCGGGGGGATCCCCGCCAGGGAGAGGAGCCCCGTCAGCAGGAGCAGGGTGGAGAAGGGAGCCCGCTCCATGAGCCCCCCCATGTCGTCGAGGTCCACCGTGCCCGTGAGTTTCTGGCTGAGGCCCGCTCCCAGGAGGAGGGAGCTCTTCAGGAAGGCGTGCCCCACCGCGTAGAAGACGGCCGCCGCCCAGCCCGCCGGGGTGAGCAGCGCGATGGCGAAGACGATGTAGCCGAGCTGGTTGATGGTGCTGTAGGCCAGGATGCGCTTGAGGTTCCGCTGGGGGAGCGTCCCCAGCGCCCCGTAGAGGATGGTGGCCACCGCCAGCCCGATGAGGATGGCCTGGATGCGCTGGAAGGGCTCGGGGAAGATGAGGGTGGAGCACCGCAGGATGGCGTAGACGCCCACCTTCACCAGCACCCCGGCCAGGATGGCGCTCACCGGGGTGGGCGATATGGAGTGCGCCGAGGGGAGCCAGAGCTGCATGGGGAAGATCGCGGCCTTCACGCTGAAGACGAAGACGAAGGTGAGGGCCGTCAGCACCATCAGGGGGGTGGGGCCCACCTCGCGGACCTTCACGGAGAGGTCGGCCATGTTCACCGTCCCCACCTGGGCGTAGAGCATGGCCACGCCCAGCAGGAAGAAGGCCGAGGCGATGAGGTTGAGGCAGGTGTACTTCAGGGCCATCTCGAGCTGGTCGAGGCCGTAGTAGAAGCCCAGCAGGGCGTAGGTCGAGATGAGCATGACCTCGAAGAAGACGAAGAGATTGAAGATGTCGCCCGTGGCGAAGGCGCCCTGCATCCCCATCAGCAGGAAGTGGAGGAGGGGGTGGAAGACCTCGCGCCGCTGCTCCTCCGAGAGGTACTGGCAGGCGAACGCGCCCGAGGCCCCCACCACCGCGGCCGAGAGGCAGAGCATGGTGGCCGTCAGGCGGTCGGCCACGAGCAGGATGCCGTAGGGGAAGGGCCAGAAGCCCATCCGGTGGACGAAGATGTCGCCCCCGGCCGTCTCCCGCAGGAGCCACAGCGCGAGCGCCAGGTTGGCCGCCAGGGCGGCGAGGCTCAGGCTTTCCTGGAGCCTCGCGTTGCGCCTCACGAAGAAGAGCACCACCCCCGCCAGGAGAGGCCCCGCGGCGAAGAGGGGGAGCAGATCGCTCATCCCATGAGCCTCCGCAGCCGGTCGATGTCGTCCGTCTTGAAGCGCTGGTAGATGTTCATGGCGAGGACGAGGAGGAAGGCGGTCACCGCGAAGCTGATCACGATGGCCGTCAGGATCATGGCCTGGGGAAGGGGGTCCACGTATCCCGCCGGATCCACGGGGCCGTTCTCCGGCACGATGGGCACCTTCCCGTCCCCCACCCAACCCGAGGCGATGAGCATGAGGTTGGTGGCGTGGCTCAGCAGCGAGAGGCCCAGCACGAGCTGGATGAGCCGCCGCTGCATGATGAGATAGGCCGCCGCGGCGACCGTGGCCCCGATCGTGAAGCAGATGAGCCAGGTCATCCCCGCCTCCGGCCGGACGCCCGGCGGTCGCTCAGGTTGGTGAGGATCATCATCATCACGCCCACGACCACCATGTAGACGCCCACGTCGAAGAGGAAGGCCGAGAAGAGCTCCACCTGGCCCACGAAGGGGAGGCCGAACTCGTAGACCGAGCTCTTCAGGAAGGCCCCCTTGAGCATGCCGAAGAAGCCCACCCCCGTCGCGAGGGCGAGGCCGCTCGCGAGAATCTTGTCCCAAGGCCATTGGAAGCGGCGCCATCCCTCGGTCGCGCCGAAGGCCACCCACTGGAGCACCAGCCCCACCCCCGTCATCAGCCCCGCGATGAAGCCGCCGCCCGGCTGGTTGTGCCCGTAGAGCAGGAGGAAGATCGAGAAGATGAGCGTCAGGTGGAGCACGATCGGGGCGACCGTCCACAGGATCAGCGATCTCATTTC
Proteins encoded in this window:
- a CDS encoding GGDEF domain-containing protein, whose translation is MAPDPLDEEGWPVPEPEEEAIPPGPEEARTAPSYGESAFLMNLLSAPSREALSPLAELEGDALIQAFLSGGPAKPWVTALWLPPEAARRAAALLDAAQLRNHPEPAHDTVRALRESPPQLLLVHVRDNPAIAEVFLQMAFEKGDVPRPMTVLLVPDERSPLLAAPPAWAHAVLPLSLPDAALSRGLEPLLRLSLARRDLEMIFLAHRVGREQLHRVTFTDPLTGLTNRAGFNEMSARELSRVSRTKGSLGLVILDIDHFKKINDTHGHPAGDSVLRELARVLRREIRALDHAIRFGGEEFGLLLPHTDFPEMLLVAERIRAEVEKTHFEAMPGAGAVTISMGALCIYANRRASMAEMYKMCDELLYQAKQGGRNRVVPGKFE
- a CDS encoding alpha/beta hydrolase; this encodes MSDPASVFLERGGVRLHALDHAPGEKSKPILLLLHGTAAHAHWWDWTAPALCDLFRPVALDVRGHGDSDWADDYGAEAFTGDLQAWIDWARRETGRPPAVVGHSMGGMIALHLHDFREPEISALVVVDTALRLREEILQEVRQVGSRPSRPWASLEEFVAKFRMIPTAGKADPERIAYIARHSVRQLEDGTWLLKADRGFHRDRKGFDNRGSWLRVKAPAMYLAGELSDRLTPEDKEWFRRDLAHVKVEVVPGAHHHVFMDEPEAFLRALRGFLERVS
- a CDS encoding cyclic nucleotide-binding domain-containing protein produces the protein MKPPSVSHSSDGPVAQLVRWLQSTTLFRGLAGEEVKLLLRRCGRMQAGTFDIICAENEPGEALYYILDGEVYLTRLIGEEEEFLGLLGKGSCFGEIGLLGESARTATARARRPTLLLTMQPSLLHLLPTGLSLKLIRNIAMTGSEKLKMANKVIDHLYEELHALRPRSESWQEREERFIEKLGGDPSA
- a CDS encoding sigma-54-dependent Fis family transcriptional regulator is translated as MNTPETAPAGKARPAVIHVVEDDPRDLSLVELLLRREGFTVLGFSDAESFLAHAAKQSPDVILLDLLLPGIGGLETLSRLNQLQLEAPVILLTGQGTAENAFQAMRLGAYDFIPKPFEAGRLSVSIHNALRTKDLTREVRKLQDELRIQFDFRNLIGVSPAITRVLASIERLAGSDLPVLIQGEAGTGKELVGRTIHYNSRRGEGPFVYLNCGDLRPDLVSAELFGGSSPSGVRRPGKWDRANGGTLFLDDVSELPAPLQDALLRQLEREKEPGATAMDIRIICAARKDLAQEVEAGRFSPELVNRLAPFRVVMPPLRERLEDIPLLAQRILNEIALQEHRPERVLSPEAMETLENYPWPGNIRELKNVLRQVCSLSSAPVLRAEDLPPSIREAAAKRAEAEPAPEAEPISPIKEVEERLIRQSLAQTGWDVNRSASLLGISRATLYRRLKALQISRENL
- a CDS encoding monovalent cation/H(+) antiporter subunit G; its protein translation is MLVASIGLIRLPDVYSRMHAATKAATFGMLGILLAVILYFQEAAVSTHAILAIFFIFLTVPVAAHLIARAAYRRGPALAEVTRLDEYGPYLQRERSTSQPKNDISEHI
- a CDS encoding K+/H+ antiporter subunit F produces the protein MIQIAVEIGMGMTGLSLLLCFLRLVVGPTTADRVVAADTLSINILGLIALFAIRSEEPYFILALLALAILSFVGTVVYAKFLERGAIIE
- a CDS encoding Na+/H+ antiporter subunit E, with amino-acid sequence MNLADIAFLLAAIWILMKGTGSAGDFFVGIILAVLIVRFLRKSYRQETSFIRVRNIGRYLLSFSRELVVANLQVLRIVLSPRIRIQPGILAYQTRCRSPFGVTMLANSITLTPGTLSVDISEDNRTIFVHTLDISHPDEVRESIRRGLEEPVLGAVE
- a CDS encoding Na+/H+ antiporter subunit C produces the protein MTWLICFTIGATVAAAAYLIMQRRLIQLVLGLSLLSHATNLMLIASGWVGDGKVPIVPENGPVDPAGYVDPLPQAMILTAIVISFAVTAFLLVLAMNIYQRFKTDDIDRLRRLMG
- a CDS encoding MnhB domain-containing protein; translation: MRSLILWTVAPIVLHLTLIFSIFLLLYGHNQPGGGFIAGLMTGVGLVLQWVAFGATEGWRRFQWPWDKILASGLALATGVGFFGMLKGAFLKSSVYEFGLPFVGQVELFSAFLFDVGVYMVVVGVMMMILTNLSDRRASGRRRG